One region of Ignavibacteriales bacterium genomic DNA includes:
- a CDS encoding class I SAM-dependent methyltransferase, which produces MYYDPIKNVFAGVIKKIPSLRILFYKILDLMFLRSWYVRRELRKIRSLSAGKELSIYDAGTGFGQYTYFMAKKLQPNKIYAVDVKEDWIKDCEVFFKTQKLQNVKLGVEDLTQIHHKEKFDLITCIDVMEHIEDDIKVFQNFYQALKKDGFLLINSPSTFGGSDVHENEDESFIGEHARDGYSYEDLKNKLEPIGFSVYQSKYTYGFWGDKGWRLGIKIPMKLLNVSKLFFVILPFYYILTFPLAFLFMWIDFKLENKIGSGINFIAKKI; this is translated from the coding sequence ATGTACTACGATCCAATAAAAAATGTTTTTGCCGGAGTTATAAAGAAAATTCCTTCGTTAAGAATTTTATTTTACAAAATTCTTGATCTGATGTTTCTCCGTTCCTGGTATGTAAGAAGAGAACTGCGAAAAATCAGAAGTCTTTCTGCTGGAAAGGAGTTATCAATCTATGATGCCGGAACCGGTTTTGGACAATACACTTATTTTATGGCAAAGAAACTTCAACCAAATAAAATTTACGCGGTTGATGTTAAGGAAGATTGGATAAAAGATTGCGAAGTTTTTTTCAAAACTCAAAAACTGCAAAATGTTAAGCTGGGTGTGGAAGATCTAACACAAATCCACCACAAAGAAAAATTTGATTTAATCACCTGCATAGATGTAATGGAACATATTGAAGATGATATAAAGGTTTTTCAAAACTTTTACCAGGCATTAAAGAAGGATGGTTTCCTGCTGATAAACTCTCCATCAACATTTGGCGGAAGTGATGTTCATGAAAACGAGGATGAAAGTTTTATCGGAGAGCATGCCCGTGATGGATATTCTTATGAAGATTTGAAGAATAAATTAGAGCCAATCGGATTTTCAGTTTATCAATCAAAATACACTTACGGATTTTGGGGCGATAAAGGCTGGCGGTTAGGAATAAAAATTCCAATGAAACTGCTTAATGTTTCAAAATTATTTTTTGTTATTCTTCCATTCTATTATATCTTAACTTTTCCATTAGCATTTTTATTTATGTGGATTGATTTTAAGTTGGAAAACAAAATTGGTTCGGGAATAAATTTCATAGCAAAGAAAATCTAA
- a CDS encoding YfhO family protein yields the protein MSKTKKQIGQTKLNKETVLTKFDFDKLIPPKYQTLASLGILLILFLIFFSPLYFGGKTFQSGDIVTSKSMVNYVEKHGDGYTLWNPYIFCGMPAHAISVGYKWFNLIYVGATTLRTALTGFFANDYTMWTFYLMLLALTSFLFIKYKTGSNLISLFAAVATTFSTGLIVFLFIGHVTKLTALCMYPLMFLMLFKFQNKIKLLDVAILTVALQLFVQGWHVQIIFYTLLSVGIYFLYYIIRSIATKEKELTTQLFKSVGVFAVAAVIALLIQADNFTQIWNYTPYSTRGTKSISELQTPDKKQSESDFYQYATNWSFSPGEVLTFIIPSYYGFGNSTYKGPLTNNQEYKVNTYFGQMMFVDVAMYMGVIVFFLALFAVFTRWKDPFVQFLTILSVFALLVSFGRTFSPVFDLMFYYFPYFEKFRVPSMILVLVQLSLPMLAALGIQKIVSLKTEKDLRAEKIVRYSAFAFTGLFVISLVLNSALKDMFASRIIDSQKNPDYMKALSEYASEMFLGDVLVAFALTSLTFWLAYGYITSKLSKDILVSGIILFTIFDLWRIDSRGAEYVNYKDMQASFKEPDYITIIKKQNDKSPYRILNLKQDQSLGSLNQNSNYHAYFLQQDLYGYSGIKPRAYQDIVDVLGGAPVSLTLWKMLNVKYIITEKPIAFPGLSFVDSTYRNIVYRTDGVLPRAYFVNRIETKPMVEVLNAIKNNLFDPKDVAFMEEGNLKVDKPDSTALVNIIDYKDELIKIEAKATGNNFLFLGDTYYPNGWKAYVDGKEMEIYKVNHGFRGIIVPKGQHQVEFIYAPKSFYISKYIALSLSSLVIIGLAFGLFLEFRKKKV from the coding sequence ATGAGCAAAACTAAAAAACAAATAGGGCAAACCAAATTAAACAAAGAAACAGTTCTTACTAAATTTGATTTTGATAAGTTAATTCCACCGAAATACCAAACACTTGCATCGCTTGGCATTTTGCTTATTCTTTTTCTGATTTTCTTTTCACCACTTTACTTTGGCGGAAAAACTTTCCAATCCGGGGATATTGTTACCAGCAAAAGCATGGTTAACTATGTAGAAAAGCATGGGGATGGTTACACACTCTGGAATCCATACATTTTCTGTGGAATGCCCGCTCATGCAATTTCGGTAGGATATAAATGGTTCAATCTAATTTATGTTGGAGCTACAACTTTACGTACCGCATTAACAGGATTTTTTGCTAATGATTACACTATGTGGACTTTTTATTTAATGCTTCTTGCTTTAACAAGCTTTTTATTTATTAAATATAAAACGGGCAGCAATTTAATTAGTTTGTTTGCTGCGGTAGCAACTACGTTCTCAACCGGATTAATTGTCTTTCTGTTTATTGGTCACGTTACAAAACTTACCGCTCTTTGCATGTATCCATTAATGTTTTTAATGCTGTTTAAATTCCAAAATAAAATAAAGCTTCTTGATGTTGCAATTCTTACGGTTGCACTTCAGCTATTTGTTCAGGGCTGGCATGTTCAGATTATTTTTTACACGCTCCTTTCGGTGGGAATTTATTTTCTGTATTACATTATCCGTTCTATAGCAACAAAAGAAAAAGAACTTACCACTCAACTATTTAAATCAGTTGGAGTATTTGCAGTTGCTGCTGTAATCGCATTACTTATACAAGCTGATAACTTTACGCAAATCTGGAATTATACTCCTTATTCTACAAGAGGAACAAAAAGTATTTCAGAATTGCAAACACCGGATAAGAAGCAGTCGGAATCAGATTTTTATCAATACGCAACCAATTGGTCCTTCTCGCCGGGTGAAGTTCTTACTTTTATTATTCCTTCATATTATGGATTTGGAAATTCAACATACAAAGGACCTCTTACCAACAACCAGGAGTACAAAGTAAATACGTACTTCGGGCAGATGATGTTTGTTGATGTTGCAATGTATATGGGAGTTATAGTTTTCTTTCTTGCACTCTTTGCAGTTTTTACGCGATGGAAAGATCCATTTGTTCAGTTCCTTACAATTCTTTCTGTCTTTGCCCTGTTGGTTTCATTCGGTAGAACATTTTCTCCTGTATTCGATTTGATGTTTTACTATTTTCCTTACTTCGAAAAATTCCGTGTACCTTCAATGATTCTTGTTCTGGTTCAACTAAGTTTACCAATGCTGGCAGCATTAGGAATACAAAAAATAGTTTCTTTGAAAACAGAAAAGGATCTTCGTGCAGAAAAAATTGTTCGCTATTCGGCTTTCGCATTTACAGGATTGTTCGTCATCTCTCTGGTTCTTAATAGTGCCCTAAAAGATATGTTTGCTTCAAGAATAATTGATTCGCAAAAAAATCCAGATTATATGAAAGCTCTTTCCGAATATGCCTCAGAAATGTTTTTAGGAGATGTCCTTGTTGCTTTTGCATTAACTTCCCTTACATTCTGGCTGGCTTATGGTTATATCACTTCTAAGCTTAGTAAGGATATTTTGGTCTCGGGAATAATTCTTTTCACGATTTTTGATCTTTGGAGAATTGATAGCCGCGGAGCCGAATATGTTAATTACAAAGACATGCAGGCTTCCTTCAAAGAACCGGATTATATTACTATAATTAAAAAGCAGAATGATAAATCCCCCTACCGGATATTAAATTTAAAACAAGATCAATCGCTCGGATCATTAAATCAGAACTCAAATTACCATGCTTACTTTCTTCAGCAGGATCTTTATGGATATTCCGGAATTAAACCCCGCGCATATCAGGATATAGTTGATGTTCTTGGTGGGGCACCTGTTAGCCTTACTTTGTGGAAGATGCTGAATGTAAAATATATAATTACAGAAAAACCAATTGCTTTTCCGGGATTGAGTTTTGTGGATAGCACATATCGTAATATTGTTTACAGAACCGATGGTGTACTTCCCCGAGCCTATTTTGTAAATAGAATTGAAACCAAACCGATGGTTGAGGTTCTGAATGCAATTAAGAACAATCTATTCGATCCAAAAGATGTTGCGTTTATGGAAGAGGGAAATTTAAAAGTTGATAAACCAGACAGCACTGCCTTAGTAAACATAATTGATTATAAGGATGAACTCATCAAAATTGAAGCAAAAGCAACCGGAAATAATTTCCTATTCCTTGGCGATACTTATTACCCAAACGGATGGAAGGCTTATGTTGATGGAAAGGAAATGGAAATCTATAAAGTAAATCATGGTTTTAGAGGAATAATTGTTCCTAAAGGTCAGCATCAGGTTGAATTTATTTACGCACCGAAGAGTTTTTATATTAGTAAGTACATTGCTCTTTCTTTAAGCTCACTGGTTATAATTGGGTTAGCATTCGGACTTTTTTTAGAATTTAGAAAGAAGAAAGTCTAG
- a CDS encoding oligosaccharide flippase family protein: MLANLKYFARHSIIYSVSNVAAKAIGVVLLPLYTKYISLSEFGILGILEVTLLIAVEFLNLGQGQSLVMLNNSQEYLGKRKSMLFSITSFSVIVCLVFILLSEALLPSISKFFSEPSEFYNYLRLCVYIISLRLLNSLFLNKVRADERSILYTGINLLKLSVSLGFAVYFVAFAKIGILGVFYSYLIAELLIFIILLPLMIPHMSVSFDKKLVLLSIRFGIPLIFGSLAMMLLNVSDRYILKLYTNYATVGLYDLGYRIAGVLNMFLIMPFTLALMPLAYQFYGKDGDKRYYTKIMTYLTFILVWAGLALSMFGKEIIKVFALNTQYWNAYHVVPIVVFSYVFFGMRIVASLGMFLTKNTKYVAYTTTAASLFNIGLNFWWIPIFGMMGAAYSTLISFVLLHFVTNYYSNKYYKIPYENSKLAMCITIGVVLYLISSQVNDFQTIVRFPVKIILVFLFPFILYVFKFYEQVELSAIQGFFLKWKNPSVWKDTFNSEMKKVIGK; the protein is encoded by the coding sequence ATGTTAGCCAATCTAAAATATTTCGCACGGCATTCAATAATTTACAGCGTAAGCAACGTAGCAGCTAAAGCCATTGGAGTTGTGCTGCTTCCGTTATATACAAAATATATTTCTCTTTCCGAATTTGGAATACTTGGAATATTAGAAGTAACCTTGCTGATTGCAGTCGAGTTTTTAAATCTAGGGCAGGGGCAATCACTTGTAATGCTTAACAACTCACAGGAATACCTTGGAAAACGCAAATCCATGCTTTTTTCCATTACCTCTTTCTCCGTTATTGTTTGTTTAGTTTTTATTTTATTAAGTGAAGCATTGCTTCCTTCTATTTCCAAATTCTTCAGCGAACCTTCTGAGTTTTATAATTATCTCCGCTTATGTGTTTATATTATTTCACTGCGATTACTAAATTCGCTTTTCTTAAACAAGGTACGCGCTGACGAAAGATCGATTCTTTATACTGGTATTAATTTATTAAAATTGTCAGTTTCCCTCGGCTTTGCTGTTTACTTTGTTGCTTTTGCAAAGATAGGTATACTAGGCGTTTTTTATTCTTACCTGATTGCAGAATTGTTAATTTTCATTATTCTTCTTCCATTAATGATTCCACACATGTCGGTTTCATTCGATAAGAAATTGGTTTTGCTTTCTATCAGGTTTGGTATTCCGCTTATCTTTGGTTCACTGGCAATGATGCTTCTGAACGTCAGCGATCGTTATATTCTAAAATTGTATACAAACTACGCAACTGTTGGACTCTACGATCTTGGGTATCGAATAGCTGGTGTTCTCAATATGTTCTTGATTATGCCTTTTACTTTAGCATTGATGCCTCTGGCTTATCAATTTTATGGAAAGGACGGGGACAAAAGATATTACACAAAAATTATGACCTACCTTACTTTTATTCTCGTGTGGGCTGGATTAGCGCTTTCTATGTTCGGTAAAGAGATAATAAAAGTATTTGCACTAAACACACAATATTGGAACGCATACCATGTTGTACCCATTGTTGTTTTTTCGTATGTCTTCTTCGGTATGCGTATAGTGGCTTCGCTTGGAATGTTTTTAACGAAGAATACTAAATATGTGGCTTACACAACAACGGCTGCATCATTGTTTAACATTGGGTTAAACTTTTGGTGGATTCCAATTTTTGGAATGATGGGTGCGGCTTACAGCACGCTCATATCATTTGTGCTGCTCCATTTTGTAACCAACTATTATTCAAATAAGTATTATAAAATTCCTTATGAAAATTCTAAGCTGGCAATGTGTATTACAATTGGAGTAGTTCTTTATCTCATTTCCTCACAGGTTAATGATTTCCAAACCATTGTCCGGTTTCCAGTAAAAATAATTTTAGTTTTTCTGTTTCCTTTCATTTTATATGTATTTAAGTTTTATGAACAGGTTGAACTTTCGGCAATTCAGGGATTCTTTCTAAAGTGGAAAAATCCTTCTGTCTGGAAAGACACTTTTAATTCAGAAATGAAAAAAGTTATTGGTAAATAA
- a CDS encoding class I SAM-dependent methyltransferase: protein MIFKKIFSKSPLGLMLYTRKFISSEKKIDYQNRFVKFDIKTNSKVLDIGSGGEPFPHATFLIDRFPGKTQHRYNELKTDNLPFSVGSVEDLPYKNKSFDFVYCAHVLEHVENPAKALNEIQRIGQSGYIEVPTKMSDIVFNFAKLKHFHKWHITKAGNTLIFVEYQENERRDTGDQEFFYMAHSLLPNAMKTMYRKNKDLFANMFPWQNSFTYYIFNKDGKLTSSNSKS, encoded by the coding sequence ATGATTTTTAAAAAAATATTTTCGAAAAGTCCGCTTGGGCTAATGCTTTACACCAGAAAGTTTATTTCGAGCGAAAAGAAAATTGATTACCAAAACAGATTTGTTAAATTCGATATCAAAACAAACTCTAAAGTGCTTGATATCGGCAGTGGAGGCGAGCCTTTTCCTCACGCAACTTTTTTGATTGATCGCTTTCCCGGAAAAACCCAACACAGATATAACGAATTAAAAACGGATAATCTTCCTTTCTCTGTAGGAAGCGTTGAGGATTTGCCTTACAAAAATAAATCGTTCGATTTTGTTTACTGCGCTCATGTTTTGGAGCATGTGGAAAATCCAGCGAAAGCTTTAAATGAAATCCAGCGCATCGGACAAAGCGGGTACATTGAGGTACCCACAAAAATGTCAGATATTGTTTTTAACTTTGCTAAACTAAAACACTTTCATAAATGGCACATTACTAAAGCAGGAAACACGCTAATCTTTGTTGAATACCAAGAAAACGAAAGACGCGATACGGGTGATCAGGAATTCTTTTACATGGCTCATTCTCTGCTCCCCAACGCTATGAAAACAATGTACAGAAAGAACAAAGATCTCTTTGCTAATATGTTTCCCTGGCAAAATTCTTTTACTTATTACATCTTTAATAAGGATGGTAAACTAACTTCTTCAAATTCTAAATCATAG
- a CDS encoding glycosyltransferase family 4 protein — MKILFTFGGLPHYYNSVLNRLNRIEGLEIVVVAPGNRGETLGEGVHQKNEGLEFRLIRLEEYKTFYGKPFFKGFTKVLKQEKPDAVVTIWPYVLAFVFNPYLHLLAALGKIKLIEKEIPFGVPKFKETFSFYSKRNSVTENLEVQASSNKFINFIRLSSLALIRVLYYNFCHAHVNYIDDAYDILGSYGVKKEKIFITYNSPDTDVLLEAKKEVDKLPPVIPENKFRLIHVGRLVPWKRVELLIKATALLKNKFPEIELLVIGDGPQKDGLEKLALSLPIESNVKFIGGVYEPVLLGRYLKASTIYALAGMGGLSINEAMCFNKPIVCSVCDGTEKKLVRDGINGNFFEEGNEDDLVIKLDYLFSNPELIEKMGKSSGEIIRNDVNIHTVIDGYVRAFNYVSKNKFGLKYNRT, encoded by the coding sequence ATGAAAATCCTATTTACATTTGGAGGATTGCCACATTACTACAATTCGGTTCTTAACCGGTTAAACAGAATTGAGGGACTGGAGATTGTTGTTGTTGCTCCAGGAAACCGAGGGGAAACGCTTGGCGAAGGTGTGCATCAAAAAAATGAAGGGCTGGAGTTCAGGTTAATACGACTTGAGGAATATAAAACTTTCTACGGTAAACCATTCTTCAAAGGATTTACTAAAGTACTCAAACAAGAAAAACCGGACGCTGTGGTAACCATCTGGCCCTATGTTCTTGCTTTTGTTTTTAATCCTTACCTTCACCTGCTTGCTGCTTTGGGAAAAATTAAATTGATTGAAAAAGAAATTCCATTTGGCGTTCCAAAGTTTAAAGAAACATTCTCCTTTTACTCTAAAAGGAATTCGGTAACTGAGAATCTTGAGGTTCAGGCATCTTCAAATAAATTCATCAACTTCATAAGGCTTAGTTCGCTTGCGTTAATAAGAGTTTTGTACTACAACTTTTGCCACGCGCATGTAAATTACATTGATGATGCCTACGACATTCTTGGGAGTTATGGCGTTAAAAAAGAAAAAATTTTCATTACATATAACTCGCCAGATACTGATGTACTGCTTGAAGCAAAAAAAGAAGTTGATAAATTACCTCCAGTTATTCCTGAAAATAAATTCCGTTTAATTCATGTTGGGCGGCTTGTACCCTGGAAGCGTGTTGAGCTTCTTATAAAAGCGACCGCGCTTCTTAAAAACAAATTTCCTGAGATAGAGCTGCTTGTTATTGGCGATGGTCCGCAGAAGGATGGATTGGAAAAGTTGGCGCTTTCATTGCCGATTGAAAGTAACGTAAAGTTCATCGGTGGTGTTTATGAACCGGTTTTACTCGGCAGATATTTGAAAGCCTCCACCATCTATGCACTGGCGGGGATGGGCGGATTGTCTATCAATGAAGCAATGTGTTTTAATAAACCAATTGTCTGCTCTGTTTGCGATGGGACAGAAAAAAAACTTGTACGGGATGGAATCAATGGAAATTTTTTTGAAGAAGGAAACGAAGATGATCTTGTTATTAAACTTGATTATCTGTTTTCCAATCCGGAATTAATTGAAAAGATGGGAAAATCATCCGGCGAAATCATCCGAAATGATGTTAATATCCACACAGTGATTGATGGTTATGTTCGAGCTTTTAATTATGTTTCCAAAAACAAATTCGGGCTAAAGTACAACAGAACCTAA
- a CDS encoding FkbM family methyltransferase, producing the protein MKLFLQILFKGSYYFLKNKNQREFMRLVFMYGDKPRYAPEKISFLNYTVDVPDCLSFVNQVKEIFADENYKFHSTNSAPVIYDCGANIGISCLYFKQLFPLAKIKAFEADPKITQLLLQNLNQNHINDVEVIAKAVWINDAGIEFSSEGADGSSVYSTGKKIKIESIKLKDILQSEQKIDLLKMDIEGAEIDVLRDCGDSLANVENIFVEYHSFVNNKQSLDEILQILSANGFRYFIKPEADRKYPFINRFNKNNPEMDLQINIFGYRNS; encoded by the coding sequence ATGAAATTATTTCTTCAAATATTGTTCAAGGGAAGCTATTATTTCTTAAAGAATAAAAACCAGCGGGAGTTTATGCGGTTGGTTTTTATGTATGGAGATAAACCGCGTTACGCACCGGAAAAAATTTCATTTCTGAATTATACCGTTGATGTTCCGGATTGTCTTTCCTTTGTAAACCAGGTAAAAGAAATTTTTGCTGATGAGAATTATAAATTCCATTCAACAAATTCCGCTCCGGTTATTTATGATTGTGGAGCCAACATTGGTATTAGCTGTTTGTACTTTAAACAACTTTTTCCCCTGGCAAAAATAAAAGCATTTGAAGCAGATCCAAAGATCACTCAACTCCTTTTACAAAACTTAAATCAAAACCACATTAACGATGTGGAAGTAATTGCAAAAGCTGTGTGGATAAACGATGCAGGTATTGAATTTTCATCTGAAGGTGCAGATGGTTCATCGGTTTATTCAACTGGAAAGAAAATAAAAATTGAATCAATCAAGTTAAAAGATATTCTTCAATCCGAACAGAAAATAGATTTGCTAAAAATGGATATTGAAGGTGCCGAGATAGACGTGTTGAGAGATTGCGGTGATAGTTTAGCAAACGTTGAAAATATTTTTGTTGAGTATCATTCTTTTGTAAACAACAAACAATCACTTGATGAGATTCTCCAGATTCTTTCAGCAAATGGATTCCGGTATTTTATTAAACCCGAAGCTGACCGCAAGTATCCGTTCATAAATCGGTTTAATAAGAATAATCCCGAAATGGATTTACAGATTAATATCTTCGGCTATAGAAATTCATGA
- a CDS encoding glycosyltransferase family 4 protein — translation MKVVHIINADTRGGAPKAAFAIHKALLGAGVDSKMLVQRKFSNDEKVASYNSGFLQTQLTNSRMLLDIIQMKLFTQTEKGRFSFASVGKDISNHRIINEADVLHLHWINEGYLSLESLRKLAQLGKPIVWTLHDMWAFTGGCHYSAGCKKYEESCGKCPYLKTPNENDYSKKIWRKKLEIYNHLNPSIVTCSNWMGECAKKSSLLNKSSISVIPNPIDIAVYKPINKSEARKRLNLSPEKNFVLFGTLNVNEERKGFKQLVDALELLIHKNPEIVNEVELLVYGSAPREDLNLLPLKANGFGRITNEEILVDCYNSADVFVAPSLEDNLPNTVMESLACGVPVAAFNIGGMPDMIEHLKTGYLAQPFSTENLSEGIKWLIEDEQRLKSLNEISRKKVMESFTSEIVGLAYFNLYKSLSNSI, via the coding sequence ATGAAAGTAGTTCACATCATTAATGCCGATACCCGTGGTGGCGCACCAAAAGCCGCTTTTGCTATTCACAAAGCTTTGCTTGGGGCTGGTGTTGATTCCAAAATGCTTGTACAAAGAAAATTTAGTAATGATGAAAAAGTCGCCTCTTACAATTCCGGATTTCTTCAAACACAATTAACAAATTCCAGAATGCTTCTCGATATAATCCAGATGAAACTGTTTACACAAACCGAGAAGGGAAGATTTTCATTTGCATCGGTTGGAAAAGATATTTCTAATCACCGGATAATTAATGAAGCAGATGTACTTCATCTCCATTGGATTAATGAGGGTTATCTTTCGCTGGAATCATTAAGAAAATTAGCGCAGCTTGGGAAGCCAATTGTCTGGACGCTGCACGATATGTGGGCATTCACCGGTGGCTGCCATTACAGCGCTGGTTGCAAGAAATATGAAGAGTCCTGCGGAAAGTGTCCTTATTTAAAAACTCCTAACGAAAATGATTATTCGAAAAAAATATGGCGCAAAAAATTAGAAATTTATAACCATCTAAATCCATCCATAGTTACTTGCAGCAACTGGATGGGTGAATGTGCAAAGAAAAGTTCGCTGCTAAATAAATCATCCATTTCTGTAATTCCCAATCCGATTGATATAGCTGTCTATAAACCAATTAATAAATCGGAAGCAAGAAAGAGATTGAACCTTTCACCGGAGAAAAATTTTGTTCTCTTCGGTACATTAAACGTAAATGAAGAACGAAAAGGATTTAAACAATTAGTTGATGCTTTAGAATTATTGATTCATAAGAATCCGGAAATTGTAAATGAAGTCGAGCTGCTGGTGTATGGTTCTGCTCCAAGAGAGGATTTAAATTTGCTTCCATTAAAAGCAAACGGCTTTGGGCGAATTACTAATGAAGAAATACTTGTTGATTGTTATAATTCAGCAGATGTATTTGTTGCTCCTTCCCTGGAAGATAATTTGCCTAATACAGTTATGGAATCTCTTGCCTGTGGAGTACCTGTTGCTGCTTTTAATATTGGCGGTATGCCGGATATGATCGAACATCTGAAGACTGGTTACCTGGCACAACCCTTTTCCACAGAAAATTTATCGGAAGGAATTAAATGGCTCATTGAAGATGAACAACGGCTGAAAAGTTTAAACGAAATCTCCAGGAAAAAAGTAATGGAAAGTTTTACAAGTGAAATAGTTGGACTGGCTTATTTTAACCTTTACAAATCGTTATCCAATTCCATTTAA
- a CDS encoding glycosyltransferase has translation MKRVLFITFFWPPSGKASLHWPLKIIKHLPQFNWQPVVLTVNEDTFSTKDESMLDEVDKNLEVIKTNYFDPFVFYRKFLGKSADEPLIASETISKTNKSFNHKLSIWIRMNLFVPDARIGWYRQAVKAAEEYLSKNPVDAIVSIGPPHSSHLIGKKISKLFRIPHVPVLIDPWVDISYYRGFKRNRITLWLDNHFEKSVLQKAAHVVFVTKSSDGEYQKKYPWLKGKSSVLYWGYNEEDFSNIQTGINGNEEIILHAGNIFDFQNPLPFWQTIKNEILNGRNLKLKFIGTVGSVIKKALEELGLGERTEYLGFLPYNQVLQEMCNANYLLMCATEKRHIPGKLFEYLRTGRPIIAFGDDNDEVKRILEETNAGCLFSYKDGAKEFFELSKKLKTKFDYVKKYDRKNIAKELGNVLNGIG, from the coding sequence ATGAAAAGAGTTTTATTCATAACATTCTTTTGGCCCCCTTCGGGAAAAGCTTCGCTTCACTGGCCATTAAAAATTATAAAACATCTACCGCAATTTAACTGGCAGCCTGTTGTTCTAACAGTTAACGAAGATACTTTTTCTACCAAAGATGAAAGTATGCTGGATGAAGTAGATAAAAACCTTGAAGTGATCAAAACAAATTACTTCGACCCGTTTGTTTTCTACAGAAAGTTTTTAGGAAAAAGTGCAGACGAACCATTGATTGCTTCTGAAACGATTTCCAAAACCAACAAAAGCTTTAATCATAAACTCTCCATCTGGATTCGGATGAATTTATTTGTTCCGGACGCACGCATTGGGTGGTACCGGCAAGCTGTAAAAGCAGCAGAAGAATATCTTTCAAAAAATCCTGTTGATGCAATTGTATCAATAGGTCCGCCGCACAGCTCTCATTTAATTGGAAAAAAGATAAGTAAACTGTTTCGTATTCCGCATGTGCCGGTGCTTATTGATCCATGGGTTGATATTTCATATTACAGAGGCTTTAAGAGAAACAGAATTACTCTCTGGCTGGATAACCATTTTGAAAAATCTGTTCTGCAAAAAGCGGCGCATGTTGTTTTTGTTACTAAAAGTTCTGATGGAGAATATCAAAAAAAATATCCGTGGTTAAAAGGGAAATCTTCTGTTTTATACTGGGGATATAACGAAGAAGATTTTTCAAATATTCAAACAGGAATAAATGGCAATGAGGAAATAATTCTTCACGCAGGAAATATTTTTGATTTTCAGAACCCACTGCCGTTTTGGCAAACCATAAAGAATGAGATTTTGAATGGACGAAATCTTAAACTAAAATTTATTGGGACGGTGGGTTCGGTAATAAAAAAAGCGTTGGAAGAATTAGGATTGGGTGAACGAACCGAATATTTAGGATTCCTTCCTTATAACCAAGTACTGCAGGAAATGTGTAATGCAAATTATTTGTTAATGTGTGCAACAGAAAAACGCCACATTCCCGGAAAGCTGTTTGAATATCTTAGAACTGGCAGACCAATAATTGCTTTTGGCGATGATAATGATGAAGTAAAGCGAATCCTTGAAGAAACAAATGCGGGTTGTTTGTTTTCTTACAAAGATGGCGCAAAGGAGTTTTTTGAGTTATCAAAAAAACTAAAGACTAAATTTGATTACGTAAAAAAGTATGATAGAAAAAACATTGCCAAAGAATTGGGTAATGTATTAAATGGAATTGGATAA